TATAGCTCGGTGTTGTCCATCAGCTTGTATAAGCGATTCATTCTGCCCCCTTTCAAGTCCTTGGATTGGTCTTTGTGGTTCCTCATTATTAGCGCTACTTTTGATAtgttcatcttcatttgaaaCTACCCGTAGGTGACTTAATGATTGAGCTGAGTAGTCTTCCTTGACACTAGTATTTAAAGACTCATTCACTCCTCCTgaaatgtttttttcactttcgATGTCAATGGCCGGTGAATTTTGGTGTGCACCACTACGTTGTTCTTGCTCTTGCTCTTCCTCTTTGTCTTCCTCTTTGTCTTCCTCTTGCTCTTCCTCTTGCTCTTCCTCTTGCTCTTCCTCTTGCTCTTCCTCTTGCTTTTCCTCTTGCTTTTCCTCTTGCTTTTCCTCTTGCTTTTCCTCTTGCTCTTCCTCTTGCTCTTTTGCGCTAAGAGCCTGTTTTTCAGCTGCCTTCTTCTGCTTCAACCTgagcttcttcttttgatttttccttttcttaGCTTCTGAGGTCATTATGCCAGGAATCTGTATCTAAATATCAAACTGAATTGATAATCGTTTCGTACTTCTTGGATCCAGGTTCACACTGCCTCAACAGTTGTAATCGAAACGAAGCCAAATGAAACTGTGCGATTGATCTACGTACACTATAGAGGATCTTGTAGGTCCCTCTTACTCTGAAAATTGATAGAAAGCCACAATTCAGTAGTACTAAACCTTGAAAGTTGGTTAGTCTTCTTGTGTCTGCTAGGTAATGTGCTTGCCACCAAAACAGAAAAGCCGCCGCATAGACGCGAACCTCGTTTACTACGTTACATTTCTAAGAATACGAAAGCTGGCTTTTCGTGAAAGAAGTTATGTCGCTCAAGCAACTCAAATAAATTTGCTAAATTGTATCTAGTTTGTAGCACTTACAGAGAGCTCTCAACTTCATAAGATAccattgatgatttgagATGCACTAATTTAATAGTATCTTGTTAACACTTCTATGATGATTTACATCATAACACCACATGTTGGGTAAATGATTAAAATTTTataatcttgaaaaattaccaTCTCATCGCACGGATAAGCTAACATACACAAACTTCTAAGTGGAGCATACTGAGAGGCCAGTTGACCATTCTTGTAAGTGAGATACTCAATTAATAGGCAATGGGACGTAGTGGCAAAGGTCCGAGAACCAACCAACAAAATTTGGCACCCGAAAAGGAGAGATTTATCCAGTGCTGTGCAGATATTACATTGGAATTGACCAGCTCTTTAAATTCAGGTACCACTAGGGAGATTAATCTTAACGGGCTAATTATCAAGTATTCCAAGAAATACAAGTTGAGACAGCAACCGAGATTGACCGATATCATCAATGCTATTCCAGATCAATACAAAAAGTATTTATTGCCAAAGCTTAAGGCAAAGCCTGTCAGAACAGCTTCTGGTATTGCAGTAATTGCTGTTATGTGTAAGCCACATCGCTGTCCGCATATTGCATACACTGGTAATATATGTGTGTATTGCCCTGGTGGGCCAGATTCTGATTTTGAGTATTCTACACAATCGTATACTGGATACGAACCAACTTCTATGCGTGCTATAAGGGCACGTTACGATCCCTACGAACAAGCACGTGGTAGAATAGAGCAGTTGAAACAGTTAGGTCACTCTATCGATAAGGTGGAATATATTATCATGGGTGGTACGTTCATGTCATTGCCAAAGGACTACCGTGAAGATTTCATAACCAAACTTCATAATGCATTGTCTGGGTTCAACGGTAATAATATCGACGAGGCCATCCAATACTCTCAACAAAGTTTAACGAAATGTGTTGGCATTACTATAGAGACAAGACCGGACTACTGTACACAGGCTCATTTAGATGATATGCTGAAGTACGGTTGTACCAGATTGGAAATTGGTGTACAATCGCTATATGAGGATGTTGCCCGTGATACAAATAGAGGTCACACTGTGAAAGCAGTTTGTGAAACTTTTAGTGTTGCGAAGGATGCAGGCTATAAAGTTGTCTCACATATGATGCCTGATTTACCGAATGTGGGCATGGAAAGAGATATCGAACAGTttaaagaatattttgaaaatcctGATTTTAGAACTGATGGATTGAAAATATATCCAACACTAGTTATTAGAGGTACAGGTCTGTATGAACTTTGGAAAACAGGGAGGTATAAGTCATACAATGCAAACGCTCTGATTGATTTGGTTGCCAGGATAATGGCATTGGTGCCACCATGGACAAGAATTTATCGTGTTCAAAGAGATATTCCTATGCCTTTAGTTACATCGGGTGTTGACAATGGTAATTTAAGGGAACTAGCATTAGCAAGAATGAACGATTTTGGAACGAAGTGTCGAGATGTTCGTACTAGAGAAGTCGGTATTCAGGAAGTTCATCACAAAGTCCAGCCGGATCAAGTTGAATTAATCAGAAGAGATTATTATGCTAACGGTGGTTGGGAAACATTTTTATCATATGAAGACCCAAAGAAAGATATACTTATCGGATTGTTAAGATTAAGGAAAGCTTCTAAAAAATATACATACAGAAAAGAATTTACATCTCAGAGAACATCGATTGTTAGAGAATTACACGTTTACGGTTCCGTTGTACCACTTCACTCAAGGGATCCTCGTAAATTCCAACATCAAGGCTTTGGTACTTTATTGATGGAGGAAGCCGAGAGAATTTCACTCGAAGAACATGGTTCAGAGAAGATATCCGTCATTTCTGGTGTTGGTGTGAGAAACTACTACGCAAAATTAGGGTATGAACTAGATGGTCCATATATGTCTAAGAAACTCGAGCAGAGCAAAGTTGTATAGTATAGACAGCTCTATCTATTAATTGTATTAGttgtatttattttatacggttcatttcttctcaaaaattaatattttgtaaggaaaatattcatttgaaattcacAGAGTATGAAATTTATTTAAAAGTATTTAcatatatgaaaaaaaaaaacatttgaGTCAGCTTCTTCATATTTTCCCTCTCTAACTTCTTTTTAGACATTTATAATTTGATTATACAAAATCCAATTAAAACTGTGGCCAGAGTGATACCAATGTGCTTAACAcgaaagaaacaaaaaaatcaccATTGCTTTCACTTATTTTTACGGGTTTCACCATCTTGTTTTTCCACATAAGGTCCCATTAATGACAAGGAGTATTTTGTAGTTATTTTGGAATCCTTACGGACTAGTTCTGGCAAAAATTTCCATCTCCAGATTAGCTTGAAATCATTACCAAACCCTTGTGTCAATACTCTCAAGTATTGAAGGTACACAATGTAGTAGTAAATACCTGTACCGGTTAGAATATGCCACCAAGCGTGTAGTTCTAAGAACACTCCCAATGGAAGTTCTAAATAGCTTCTCCTTACATGTATCCAAAACGAGCAGAACAAATTATCTAAATTCCAGGAAATGAAACCTGCAAGGAATGTCACTATACCAATTGTCATACATTGATACAGACTTTTCTTGGCGACTTTGTCATCGACATATTTATAGGTCAGGAAACCAGACATGATCACCACCAAAACTGTAATAAATCCGTAAACCGTTTGATGAATTTCTGGAATCTTGAAGACCAAATATATCCAACTCAGTAAACTAACAATAGTTGTTATTGCAATAGCGATCGAAATTTGCCTGTTCAGCGGACTACTTTGACCCTTACCGGTCAAAGTATCCTTGGTCTCACATAATATACTCCATGTAGGAATACAGGTAGCGTAAATCATTGGCATTTCATCAAGCAGCTGATAGTGGTATTGCAAAGTCATATGGAACAACCACGATCCCACACCAACGAGCGCGAACCCCACACCGATCCACAAAAACCTAAGCTCTAACCGATTACGCCATGCGCAATAGGTGGAGTACAGTGCCGTTATAACGAATGTTCCATTTGTGATAGTATTTGACCACTCCGCAATATACTTACTGACAACGTAATTCTCTTCGCACCAATCGATAGTTGAAGTTACCTCTCCCCAGTAACCTGTTACTTGCTCACTCGGGTATGGCCAAGAAAACAAACCCATATTGAACCGAATTATTTACTGAGACTCCTTATTCCAATTACCGTCTGAGTGAACTGAATTGCTCCTTTCTTATAAAAGGATTGATTTACTGCCTGTTGACAAATTGATCCCCTGTCGCTTCGAGTGATAAACGACAAAAGAAGTAtcaaaatagaaaaaaactcaaaagaCCGATACAATCGAGATAATCTCGAGAaagcaataaaaaaattaaaacCGATGTAATCAAAGACATACTTGCAATCTGCAACACATGCTAGTCGATAGGCAATAACACATGTGCGCTAAACGTCCCTAACGATACTTCAAGTTCAACTTTGTGACTCCCATAAATTCTCGAGCCCTCCAACCACGTGAATTCCCACTTCTTTGGATTCCTTAGACACCTTCTGATCAGTGTAAATCTATATAGCAGAGCATCAAGATCGCGCAATGCAACGTTCTATGATTTCGAAGATCAAGCGGTGGTACCACCCGGAGGTTCATTGCACTAGTTTGTTGGGAATGCAATACTAATGGATAGCCAGCGACTATCAGCGTACTGGTAATGCCGACATATCGCTATTCTCAATATACGCGACCTATCCAATGGG
The genomic region above belongs to Zygotorulaspora mrakii chromosome 8, complete sequence and contains:
- the ELP3 gene encoding Elongator subunit ELP3 (similar to Saccharomyces cerevisiae ELP3 (YPL086C); ancestral locus Anc_8.563): MGRSGKGPRTNQQNLAPEKERFIQCCADITLELTSSLNSGTTREINLNGLIIKYSKKYKLRQQPRLTDIINAIPDQYKKYLLPKLKAKPVRTASGIAVIAVMCKPHRCPHIAYTGNICVYCPGGPDSDFEYSTQSYTGYEPTSMRAIRARYDPYEQARGRIEQLKQLGHSIDKVEYIIMGGTFMSLPKDYREDFITKLHNALSGFNGNNIDEAIQYSQQSLTKCVGITIETRPDYCTQAHLDDMLKYGCTRLEIGVQSLYEDVARDTNRGHTVKAVCETFSVAKDAGYKVVSHMMPDLPNVGMERDIEQFKEYFENPDFRTDGLKIYPTLVIRGTGLYELWKTGRYKSYNANALIDLVARIMALVPPWTRIYRVQRDIPMPLVTSGVDNGNLRELALARMNDFGTKCRDVRTREVGIQEVHHKVQPDQVELIRRDYYANGGWETFLSYEDPKKDILIGLLRLRKASKKYTYRKEFTSQRTSIVRELHVYGSVVPLHSRDPRKFQHQGFGTLLMEEAERISLEEHGSEKISVISGVGVRNYYAKLGYELDGPYMSKKLEQSKVV
- the YDC1 gene encoding alkaline dihydroceramidase (similar to Saccharomyces cerevisiae YPC1 (YBR183W) and YDC1 (YPL087W); ancestral locus Anc_8.564), yielding MGLFSWPYPSEQVTGYWGEVTSTIDWCEENYVVSKYIAEWSNTITNGTFVITALYSTYCAWRNRLELRFLWIGVGFALVGVGSWLFHMTLQYHYQLLDEMPMIYATCIPTWSILCETKDTLTGKGQSSPLNRQISIAIAITTIVSLLSWIYLVFKIPEIHQTVYGFITVLVVIMSGFLTYKYVDDKVAKKSLYQCMTIGIVTFLAGFISWNLDNLFCSFWIHVRRSYLELPLGVFLELHAWWHILTGTGIYYYIVYLQYLRVLTQGFGNDFKLIWRWKFLPELVRKDSKITTKYSLSLMGPYVEKQDGETRKNK